In the Pseudanabaena sp. PCC 7367 genome, one interval contains:
- a CDS encoding ArsR/SmtB family transcription factor, translating into MPTVKLDKSNLTTSGFHALSDPLRIRILELLKQQEYCVCELCDRLDVTQSKLSFHLKTLKEAELITGRQEGRWIYYRLNLSQLVLLEQYLSEYRRFIDTLPARTGDDIPL; encoded by the coding sequence ATGCCTACAGTCAAACTTGATAAGTCAAATCTAACAACCTCTGGTTTTCACGCTCTTTCCGATCCTTTGCGGATTCGTATTCTAGAATTGTTAAAGCAACAGGAATATTGCGTTTGCGAACTTTGCGATCGACTAGATGTAACCCAATCCAAGCTCTCTTTCCATCTAAAAACCCTCAAGGAAGCAGAGCTAATCACCGGTCGTCAGGAAGGTCGGTGGATCTACTATCGCCTTAATTTATCTCAGCTTGTTTTGCTAGAGCAGTATTTATCTGAGTACAGACGGTTCATTGATACCTTACCGGCTAGAACTGGTGATGATATCCCTCTTTAA